The genomic DNA AcgtcctttcagaataaaagccttcTGTCAGAATCAGTTCAGTGATGCAGCAGGAAGTGTGACGTCAGCAGTGATTATAAAATACGTTTGTGATGGATCTcccaaaaatacatgaatccaACTCTAAAATAAACCAGAACTTTCACCGTTTCCCAACCCATGAAACAGAAATCCTGATTCCAAAAGAGAACTCTTCAAAtaattctggttctggttctgacttCCTGTTGATTTTCTGTAGTTTACAGTAACAATAATCTGGTGTCTGAAGTGTTTTAGTTCATTAccgtttaaaaaatgtatttttctctaaccagaaccacatgtggctccagaaccacatgtggtTCAGAGCCGCAGGATCTGACCGCCGGTGTGAAGGAAGACAGATTCCTCACATGAAGACTTCCAGAACACCAGCGAGGACCGTGAGTCAGAACATGTTCTCCTGGTCTGATCCAAAGCAtcacagctgctgttttctcAGTTCTGACCCGGATCCTGAAGCCACACCTCCTGTTGGAGCTGCAgatccaacatggaggagatgaGCTGATGGGAGTGGGGGGGTAGGCCAGCCCAGTGGGAGGAGCCTTTTCCAACAGTTTGAGAAGATGACCTTCGGTGACCTTCAGAATGTTTTTCAGATGTTTCATTTATATCTTTTTGCCTGaaggagattttagaaacaatGTGAAAAAGCAGGAAGACGACTTCAGCCAGAACCAAAACCCAGAGGTTCTGCGTTCAGACCTGGAGCAGGTGTGTTTGGTTAGgattcctccatcatcagagataCATCCTCCGTATCCATGGCAACGCCTTCAACGCTTCACTGAGTGTGTTTGGATTCTGTGGTTCTGGACAGATGCAGGACCGGACCTCACCGCTCCTGCTGAGGTCGTGGTTCAAGGATCCTTCAGAGGAACTTCCTAAAGACCGCTCTCCGCTGACAGCCAAAGAACCAGAACATCCCAGCAGAACTGTTCTATACAGGACCCGAGGTCTTCTCTGCTGTCACAGACCGCTGGACGCCTTCAGCACCGAGGCGCTACAGTGGAGGAGAACCTCTCCTTTGTGAGTCCAAATACGGCACCAACAGTGGAGTACGAAACAGAGGTTCAGGTTCATGTTCAGACATCAGCAGCAACACTCCTGCtggccaccagagggagcaAAGAAGAACTTTCAAAGCTAGAGTTccaacttcttcttctgtggccgtttaaaaaaaggagacaatgacagaaaaaaacaatgaagatgAAGTCCAGAACCAACACAGAATAGACTATCAAACAGTTCcttccagctgctgctccatccatcatccacaaACCAACATGTacagatcctggaaccagccctgctccagatggTCAACTTGtcgttaacatctggtgttttcccagaaccactgaaaacagctgtaatcaaNNNNNNNNNNNNNNNNNNNNNNNNNNNNNNNNNNNNNNNNNNNNNNNNNNNNNNNNNNNNNNNNNNNNNNNNNNNNNNNNNNNNNNNNNNNNNNNNNNNNNNNNNNNNNNNNNNNNNNNNNNNNNNNNNNNNNNNNNNNNNNNNNNNNNNNNNNNNNNNNNNNNNNNNNNNNNNNNNNNNNNNNNNNNNNNNNNNNNNNNNNNNNNNNNNNNNNNNNNNNNNNNNNNNNNNNNNNNNNNNNNNNNNNNNNNNNNNNNNNNNNNNNNNNNNNNNNNNNNNNNNNNNNNNNNNNNNNNNNNNNNNNNNNNNNNNNNNNNNNNNNNNNNNNNNNNNNNNNNNNNNNNNNNNNNNNNNNNNNNNNNNNNNNNNNNNNNNNNNNNNNNNNNNNNNNNNNNNNNNNNNNNNNNNNNNNNNNNNNNNNNNNNNNNNNNNNNNNNNNNNNNNNNNNNNNNNNNNNNNNNNNNNNNNNNNNNNNNNNNNNNNNNNNNNNNNNNNNNNNNNNNNNNNNNNNNNNNNNNNNNNNNNNNNNNNNNNNNNNNNNNNNNNNNNNNNNNNNNNNNNNNNNNNNNNNNNNNNNNNNNNNNNNNNNNNNNNNNNNNNNNNNNNNNNNNNNNNNNNNNNNNNNNNNNNNNNNNNNNNNNNNNNNNNNNNNNNNNNNNNNNNNNNNNNNNNNNNNNNNNNNNNNNNNNNNNNNNNNNNNNNNNNNNNNNNNNNNNNNNNNNNNNNNNNNNNNNNNNNNNNNNNNNNNNNNNNNNNNNNNNNNNNNNNNNNNNNNNNNNNNNNNNNNNNNNNNNNNNNNNNNNNNNNNNNNNNNNNNNNNNNNNNNNNNNNNNNNNNNNNNNNNNNNNNNNNNNNNNNNNNNNNNNNNNNNNNNNNNNNNNNNNNNNNNNNNNNNNNNNNNNNNNNNNNNNNNNNNNNNNNNNNNNNNNNNNNNNNNNNNNNNNNNNNNNNNNNNNNNNNNNNNNNNNNNNNNNNNNNNNNNNNNNNNNNNNNNNNNNNNNNNNNNNNNNNNNNNNNNNNNNNNNNNNNNNNNNNNNNNNNNNNNNNNNNNNNNNNNNNNNNNNNNNNNNNNNNNNNNNNNNNNNNNNNNNNNNNNNNNNNNNNNNNNNNNNNNNNNNNNNNNNNNNNNNNNNNNNNNNNNNNNNNNNNNNNNNNNNNNNNNNNNNNNNNNNNNNNNNNNNNNNNNNNNNNNNNNNNNNNNNNNNNNNNNNNNNNNNNNNNNNNNNNNNNNNNNNNNNNNNNNNNNNNNNNNNNNNNNNNNNNNNNNNNNNNNNNNNNNNNNNNNNNNNNNNNNNNNNNNNNNNNNNNNNNNNNNNNNNNNNNNNNNNNNNNNNNNNNNNNNNNNNNNNNNNNNNNNNNNNNNNNNNNNNNNNNNNNNNNNNNNNNNNNNNNNNNNNNNNNNNNNNNNNNNNNNNNNNNNNNNNNNNNNNNNNNNNNNNNNNNNNNNNNNNNNNNNNNNNNNNNNNNNNNNNNNNNNNNNNNNNNNNNNNNNNNNNNNNNNNNNNNNNNNNNNNNNNNNNNNNNNNNNNNNNNNNNNNNNNNNNNNNNNNNNNNNNNNNNNNNNNNNNNNNNNNNNNNNNNNNNNNNNNNNNNNNNNNNNNNNNNNNNNNNNNNNNNNNNNNNNNNNNNNNNNNNNNNNNNNNNNNNNNNNNNNNNNNNNNNNNNNNNNNNNNNNNNNNNNNNNNNNNNNNNNNNNNNNNNNNNNNNNNNNNNNNNNNNNNNNNNNNNNNNNNNNNNNNNNNNNNNNNNNNNNNNNNNNNNNNNNNNNNNNNNNNNNNNNNNNNNNNNNNNNNNNNNNNNNNNNNNNNNNNNNNNNNNNNNNNNNNNNNNNNNNNNNNNNNNNNNNNNNNNNNNNNNNNNNNNNNNNNNNNNNNNNNNNNNNNNNNNNNNNNNNNNNNNNNNNNNNNNNNNNNNNNNNNNNNNNNNNNNNNNNNNNNNNNNNNNNNNNNNNNNNNNNNNNNNNNNNNNNNNNNNNNNNNNNNNNNNNNNNNNNNNNNNNNNNNNNNNNNNNNNNNNNNNNNNNNNNNNNNNNNNNNNNNNNNNNNNNNNNNNNNNNNNNNNNNNNNNNNNNNNNNNNNNNNNNNNNNNNNNNNNNNNNNNNNNNNNNNNNNNNNNNNNNNNNNNNNNNNNNNNNNNNNNNNNNNNNNNNNNNNNNNNNNNNNNNNNNNNNNNNNNNNNNNNNNNNNNNNNNNNNNNNNNNNNNNNNNNNNNNNNNNNNNNNNNNNNNNNNNNNNNNNNNNNNNNNNNNNNNNNNNNNNNNNNNNNNNNNNNNNNNNNNNNNNNNNNNNNNNNNNNNNNNNNNNNNNNNNNNNNNNNNNNNNNNNNNNNNNNNNNNNNNNNNNNNNNNNNNNNNNNNNNNNNNNNNNNNNNNNNNNNNNNNNNNNNNNNNNNNNNNNNNNNNNNNNNNNNNNNNNNNNNNNNNNNNNNNNNNNNNNNNNNNNNNNNNNNNNNNNNNNNNNNNNNNNNNNNNNNNNNNNNNNNNNNNNNNNNNNNNNNNNNNNNNNNNNNNNNNNNNNNNNNNNNNNNNNNNNNNNNNNNNNNNNNNNNNNNNNNNNNNNNNNNNNNNNNNNNNNNNNNNNNNNNNNNNNNNNNNNNNNNNNNNNNNNNNNNNNNNNNNNNNNNNNNNNNNNNNNNNNNNNNNNNNNNNNNNNNNNNNNNNNNNNNNNNNNNNNNNNNNNNNNNNNNNNNNNNNNNNNNNNNNNNNNNNNNNNNNNNNNNNNNNNNNNNNNNNNNNNNNNNNNNNNNNNNNNNNNNNNNNNNNNNNNNNNNNNNNNNNNNNNNNNNNNNNNNNNNNNNNNNNNNNNNNNNNNNNNNNNNNNNNNNNNNNNNNNNNNNNNNNNNNNNNNNNNNNNNNNNNNNNNNNNNNNNNNNNNNNNNNNNNNNNNNNNNNNNNNNNNNNNNNNNNNNNNNNNNNNNNNNNNNNNNNNNNNNNNNNNNNNNNNNNNNNNNNNNNNNNNNNNNNNNNNNNNNNNNNNNNNNNNNNNNNNNNNNNNNNNNNNNNNNNNNNNNNNNNNNNNNNNNNNNNNNNNNNNNNNNNNNNNNNNNNNNNNNNNNNNNNNNNNNNNNNNNNNNNNNNNNNNNNNNNNNNNNNNNNNNNNNNNNNNNNNNNNNNNNNNNNNNNNNNNNNNNNNNNNNNNNNNNNNNNNNNNNNNNNNNNNNNNNNNNNNNNNNNNNNNNNNNNNNNNNNNNNNNNNNNNNNNNNNNNNNNNNNNNNNNNttggcctttttggaacccagtggtacttcctatatggaacacggaaggagggggggttgctctgtccagttcttatatacagtcaatgtgatcaccacaacactactttgagaaggggaggggggcattgcagcagaagctgaaagttccagggattctagtgttaaggaaaaagaaagaatgtaATCCTTCCCTTGTTAAGGATGAACTAATCCTCTGATACATAAACTCCCTCTCTCAATGAATGCTGGGTAATCTCTAGGATCTTAAAGTTCAGCCGTTTTACAACTGAACTCATGAGGTTTTCAGGGAATCCTTCTAGAGATGCTGAGTTACAGAATGTTAGAAACCACATGTGACGGAATGGATTTGACATCAAGTCTGATCTGTTCCTCAGAGATCAGCTGATGAGAACATTCTCTGGAAAGATCACATCGATCCAGATCACATCAATCTGGATCACATCGATCTGGATTGATCATCGTGATCCAGATCAATTACCCAGCAGGATGGACTTTGGTTATCTGAGGATCTGATCTTAATCATCCTCAGGATCTGACTGATCCCCAGAGAATGGACCAATCATAGAGCAGAACCCCTGCAATCAGCCAATCATAGCTCATCTCCAAACACTTGATGGTCGGGATTCACACACGACACAAACGTCAACATTGATGTTGTTTATTGTTGAAGAGTTTATCTTTTTATGATCGTTTTTtccagaagaaaacagaaatcatCGATATCTGAAGAGAAGATGATCAAATCCTGCAGTAGATCCGTCTGCAGATGAAAACACAAACGGATCCCGAACTTCACCATCGCCCCTTTAGGGGGCGCCACAGTTCTGAAGCCGTTCTCCCGAACCGGGACACCACACCACCTTAACTGGACCCGTCTGACCAGAACCGAGTCAGAACAAGCTGGGATTCTGTGGGAGCAGCAGTTTAgtggttctggttcaggtcCAGTCCGGTACTCGCTGCACCTTCTCCTGTAAGGACCCAGACGCTCCCAGAGATAGTGAGGTTAAAGGAGACCAGAACCTTTGGGTCCAGACCTGGGTTCTGTTGATCAATGTTCTCATGTTCTGTGGAAGCCAGACTGGACCAGCCTGTATTTTGGCCCAGATCCAGAAGAACTGCTGGATTCTCAGAGGTCAGAAACGTCTCCTGCTGGAAGAAAAGAGCGTTCTGgtctgtgggcggagcctcaatCCTGACATCACCGCTGTCGCTTCTGGTCCACAAAGTCCTCGGCCCATCTCAGGGCCTCTGTGATGTCATCGCCGGTTCCGGTTCCCTTAGCAACCAGAGCGGAACCCCCAGCGCTCCCCTTGAGGTAACCACACACGGCTACCGCCCAATCAGAGGCCGCCAGGATGGGCGTGTCCTGCAAAGAAGAGAGTGTTCAGTCTACTGTCCAATCAGAAGCAACGTAACTCTGGTGTCTgcaaagggggcggggctacctTCGGAACCTGACAAGCACACAGGACCTTCCCAGAAGAGGCGTGGCGAGCGAGCAGCATAACATGACTGAGCGGCGCCGCCGAGCTCAACTGGTTCACCGTCTTCATCAGAACCTGGTAGACAAACCAGAACCGGATCAGATGTTGGACCACATGGACCCCAATTCTGAGCtgctggatcagaaccaggtGCTGACAAACTGGGAGTGAACACAGTTCTGAACCTGGTCGTGAAACCAGTTCTGAATTCGGTTCTGAACCGGGTACTAAATGATTCTGACACCGTTTGCTGTGTTTTCAGAATAAAGCTCCACCTCAGCGATGCCGGCCCGGTTCTGGCTTTACGCACCGATAATGACTCCGCCTCCACCGACTCCACCAGCACCGCCTTCCTGCCGTTCTTCTCCAGGACGGCCTGAGCCTTCTGCGCTGCCTGAGCAGGGCATGATGGGAGAATGAGGGCTAACCGGAGCTTCAGCAACACCTCAGGTGTGTGGCCGTGGGGCTCACCTCTCGGAGCTCCAGTTTCCTGACGGCGGTGTTGCCGGTCCTCAGCAGAACCTTCAGGCGGACCTGCAGTTCCTGTCGCTGCCACTGGGGGATGGGAGTGTTGTCTACAGCCTGTCAGACACAGCTGAGGGTTTGACCACACCCACCATGCTTCTCATACTCGCCAAGAGCTgcagtgcatcatgggagaCACTTACATCAGAAAGGATGCTGGCCTCTTTGGAGAAAGACTGGGCGGAGCTAatgctggatgtggaggagccTGACATTCTGGCGGACAAGGAGTCTACTTCCTGAGACAGAGCCCGACCCGCCTCCCGAGCCTGTGAAGCGGCATCCTTTAGACCGCCCACTCTGGAGAACGTCTGATCATGTGACCTCACAGACTCACCTGTGCTGCATCATGTCCGGTTACTGCCACCAAGCGGCTGATTCCCTTAACCATCTGCTTCTCCGAAACGATCACGAGGTCCTCAATGGCACCAGTCCGCAGAAGGTGGCTGGAGAAAAGGGTATCACACCTGTAAATAACACTGTACCCAGAACACACCTGAGAATCCCACCTGAGAGAGACACTTTGCACAGAACACTCCTGTAATACAcctgagaaaaaaacttaacCCAGAACACACCTGAAAATCACACCTGTAACACACCTGAGAGTCACACCTGTAACACACCTGAGAGTCACACCTGAGAATCACACCTGAGAGTTACACCTGTAACACACCTGAGAATCACACCTGAGAGTCACACCTGTAACACACCTGAGAGTCACACCTGAGACTCACACCTGTAACACATCTTAGAGTCACACCTATAACACAcctgagaaaaaaacttaacCCAGAACACACCTGAGAGTCACACCTGTAACACACCTGAGAGTCACACCTGAGAATCACACCTGTAACACACCTTAGAGTCACACCTATAACACAcctgagaaaaaaacttaacCCAGAACACACCTGAGAGTCACACCTGAGAATCAAACCTGTAACACACCTGAGAGTCACACCTGTAACACACCTGAGAGTCACACCTGTAACACCCCTGAGAGTCACACCTGAGAATCACACCTGAGAGTCACACCTGAGAGTCACACCTGTAACACACCTGAGAATCACACCTGAGAGTCACACCTGTAACACACCCGAGAGTCACACCTGAAAATCACACCTATAACACacctgagaaaaaaacttgacCCAGAACACACCTGAGAGTCACACCTGAGAGTCAAACCTTTAACACACCTGAGAGTCACACCTGTAACACACCTGAGAGTGACACCTATAACACacctgagaaaaaaacttgacCCAGAACACACCTGAGAGTCACACCTGAGAATCAAACCTTTAACACACCTGAGAGTCACACCTGTAACACACCTGAGAGTCACACCTATAACACacctgagaaaaaaacttgacCCAGAACAAACTTGAGAGTCACACCTGAGAATCACACCAATAAcacacatgagaaaaaaatgtaacccaGAACACACCTGAGAATCACACCTGTAACACACCTGAGAGTCACACTTGTAACACACCTGAGAATCACACCTGAGAGTCACACCTGAGACTCACACCTGTAACACACATTAGAGTCACACCTGTAACACACCTGAGAATAAAACTTAACCCAGAACACCCCTGAGAGTCACACCTGTAACACACCTGAGAATCACACCTGAGAATCACATCTATAACACAcctgagaaaaaaacttaacCCAGAACACACCTGAGAGTCACACCTGAGAATCCCACCTGTAACACACTTGAGAGTCACACCTGAGAATCCCACCTGTTACACACCCGAGAGTCACACCTGTAACACACCTGAGAGTCACACCTGAGAATCACACCCTTTCTAATCTGTCACTAACTTTTCTGAAAGGTGAGTTTCTAAATGAACGACTAAAGAGCAGATCTCTTACCCGTCAGGTGCTGAGAAACCAGAACAATCCTGGCTGGTTCTGCCGATTAATTACATTTGGAACCAGAGATGTTCTGATCCGATCACCTGATAGAAACATCAGTCCTGATCAGATTTTTTAAGATCGTTATCAGATATTTATTCCTATTCTGATCAGTCTTTTATAGTCCGGATAAACACTCCACTAGAATCTGCATGTCAGGAATGGGTCGACAGCTCAAGCAGGACGCTAACAGTTCAGTCAAGCTAGCAGGACGCATAGTTTGGATTTTCTGGGATCAAGAACATTTCAAAGAGACAGAGATCATCTggattgttttttcttaacaccAACGAGCTTTAAAGGCGTTCTTACAAagatcatgtttgtgtttttctttagtgtTAAACTCTGAGCTGACGGACAGACGtctgcacagcagctgctaGCTATCCTAACTGCTAGGTATGCTAACTGCTAGCTATCCTAACTGCTAGGTATGCTAACTGCTAGCTATCCTAACTGCTAGGTATGCTAACTGCTAGCTATGCTAACTGCTAGAGTCCTTACACTCTTCTTTGATGTcttaagaagttaaaaatagaattttaaaattttgaataaaaataactgATATATAGTTCTAAAGATATCAGTCAAGAATATTTATCAAGTTCATGCTAACATACAGTCATTGTTCCTCTGAAATGaagaatcacatttggttacaAACAGTTCTGAGGATGTTAAAGAGTTTCTACCATTTTAATCTTTATATTCACCTCTAGATTCTAGTTCTGAgagttacttttactttaagttACTTCACAGGAGTGAGTACTGTTACTCTGAAATCATCAAATCAAAAAGGGAAACCAGAatctgttaaatattttgaatcTGTTCCAAAAATACCGGATCAGGACCAAAACCGGATCGGGACCGGTATCAGCAGACACTCAACCTCAGAGGACTCAGAACGGATCGGGACCGGTATCAGCAGACACTCAACCTCAGAGGACTCAGAATTGGATCAGGACCAGTATCAGCAGACACTCAAACTCAGAGGACTCAGAACCGGATCAGGACCAGTATCAGCAGACACTCAAACTCAGAGGACTCAGAACCGGATCAGGACCAGTATCAGCAGACACTCAACCTCAGAGGACTCAGAACCGGATCGGGACGTCCCTCGGTACAACCATCGACTGCATCAGAGAACAGGACTGAGTGATGCTGTCACGGTCGGATCCGGAGGGTCTCGTGTGGCCGCATCTCTTTGGGTAGAACGTTTCCTCACCAGAACACACCTGCTCAGGTATGTGGTGACCTACCCTCTGACTGATCAAACCTGCGTACAGGTGGACAGGTGAGAGTGAACCCAGCCTCACGTTCCGCAGCAGAGCTCCACAGACGTGTCGGGGTCAGACGGCGAGTCCAGCAGCTCGGAGACTGGAACGTGCAGAGACACCACCCGGACTGGGTCTGGATACACCTGCGGGGTCAGGATGGAGGAAGGGCGGTCAACGAGACACAGGTGAGGCGCTGCGGGGGCGGAGTCCGCTCACCTCGTCCACCATGCGCAGTCCTCTGATGCTCCTGGCTTTCTGCACAGGAAGCTCCAGGCTGTAGACCGCCTGATTGGCTGCCACGATGTCCCGGACGCACCTTTCCACCTGCTGGAGCTGTGGCCCGCTGAGAGAGCCCTGCAAAGACCCGCAGGTGTCAGAGGGCGCACCTgtgtggctccgcccaccacgTCCTCACCTTCACGCTGAAGTCAAAGCGCAGCCGGTCAGCTGCCACGTGAGAGCCGCGCTGATGGACCGCCGGGCCCAGAACCTTCCTCAGCGCGAAGTTCAGGACGTGGGTCGCCGTGTGTTTGACCATGCAGGACAGCCNNNNNNNNNNNNNNNNNNNNNNNNNNNNNNNNNNNNNNNNNNNNNNNNNNNNNNNNNNNNNNNNNNNNNNNNNNNNNNNNNNNNNNNNNNNNNNNNNNNNNNNNNNNNNNNNNNNNNNNNNNNNNNNNNNNNNNNNNNNNNNNNNNNNNNNNNNNNNNNNNNNNNNNNNNNNNNNNNNNNNNNNNNNNNNNNNNNNNNNNNNNNNNNNNNNNNNNNNNNNNNNNNNNNNNNNNNNNNNNNNNNNNNNNNNNNNNNNNNNNNNNNNNNNNNNNNNNNNNNNNNNNNNNNNNNNNNNNNNNNNNNNNNNNNNNNNNNNNNNNNNNNNNNNNNNNNNNNNNNNNNNNNNNNNNNNNNNNNNNNNNNNNNNNNNNNNNNNNNNNNNNNNNNNNNNNNNNNNNNNNNNNNNNNNNNNNNNNNNNNNNNNNNNNNNNNNNNNNNNNNNNNNNNNNNNNNNNNNNNNNNNNNNNNNNNNNNNNNNNNNNNNNNNNNNNNNNNNNNNNNNNNNNNNNNNNNNNNNNNNNNNNNNNNNNNNNNNNNNNNNNNNNNNNNNNNNNNNNNNNNNNNNNNNNNNNNNACGTTCGTCCTGATCAGGAACTCTCTTACTCCGTCCAGGTGCAGCTGGACCCGGTCTCCGGTCTGCAGGTTTTCAGTGGCGGTGACCTGGTGGACCACGTACCCCCCCACTCGCTCCACCCTCTCCACGGGGAACACCATGTCCTGGAAGACAGACGGAGCTCAGCCGGACGCTCTGCTCAGGTGTCATCCTGCACTTCCTGTGAGAGCACACCTGCAGGCGGCTGCAAGTCAGGTAGCCCAGGTCATGTGACTGGCCCCCCTGCTCGGCGTAAAAGCAGGTCCGGTCCAGGATGACCGCACAGCGCCGACCTTCAGAGACTTCCTGCACCAGAGTCCGACCGTCGCTCAGTGCCAGGATGGTGGcactgcatgctgggaaaactGGGAGAGTTTTCAGGTCAGCAGATTCAAACCAGCAGGATTCTCAGGTGAGTTACCTGTGCAGGTGAGAGCGTACCGTAGCGGTCTTTCTCCAGGCGGTACTGGTACTTGAGGCTGTCGTCACTGTGAGGAACCTGAAGGCGCTGCAGCTCAGCCAGGACGTGCACGTCCAGCGTCACATGGGACCGAACACCTGCCTGCTTCTCAGACGCCACCTGAGACAGGTAAGGGGCATGGTTAGTGACAGCGTCCTGGAACAGGAGCGGACTCGGACAGCCAGACTCCTGCTGGTTCAGTCTCCGTCtgtgctgctgattacctgcgCGAAGTGAGTCTGCCAAAAGAATACCTGCCTGAGCGGTTCACCTTTGACCAATGGGAAGACACTGACCCCTCATTCTCCTGGTGGTTGAGGTGGGGGCCATCAGGGACACACTTTGGACGTATTCAAGTAAAAACCATTTACCGCTTGTGGTCAAAAGATCTCGTTCTCCACGGATCTGACCCAGGAGTCCAGAATCTAGAGTCCGGAGTCTAGAGTCTGGAGTCCAAAGTCTGGAGTCCAGAGTCCAGAGTCTAGTCTAGAGTCCAGAGTCTGGAGTCCAAAGTCTGGAGTCCAGAGTCTAGTCTAGAGTCCAGAGTCTGGAGTCCAAAGTCTGGAGTCCAGAGTCTAGTCTAGAGTCCAGAGTCCAGAGTCCGGAGTCCGGAGTCCAAAGTCTGGAGTCCAGAGTCTAGTCTAGAGTCTAGTCTAGAGTCCAGAGTCCAGAGTCTGGAGTCCAAAGTCTGGAGTCCAGAGTCTAGTCCAGAGTCTAGAGTCCAGAGTCCGGAGTCTGGAGTCCAGAGTCCAAAGTTTGGAGTCCAGAGTCCGGAGTCTGGAGTCCAGAGTCCAGAGTCTGGATCAGGAACTCTCTTTCTAACATGGTTTAACAGTTTTCTATGTTTTCTAAGACAGAAAGCGTTTTACATTCACACTGATGGTGTCTCCGTTGCTGAACACTGgtaccaaccttccaccagaggacacggaggttcagtgtcttaccaAAGAATGCTTCAATACATGgctgggcaaggcgggaatcaaacctgcaatcttctgatccgaACCTACCACTGCTCCACGTTAGGTTGCAGTGGTAGGAGAGTTACACAGGTGAGCCAGGTGAGACAGAGGCAACATGGATGATGTTACTGAAGAAGCTGTGGTAGAGCGTCCTTCAACCACGGCAGAGAGCAGAGAGTCTTCACCTTCTGGTTCTCTGAGATGAGTCGCTCCAGATCCTGCCGGTCCACCTGGACACCTTTCTCCTCCAGCATCATGTCCACCAGGTCCAGAGGAAAACCCAGGTCCCGGTGCAGGGTCCATACCACCGAAGCTGGAACAGAACCGCCCGGCCCAAAGACATCAACGCTGATCCAACCGTACCATCAACCAGTCTTTCCCCAAATCATCCGACAACGTCATCCAACAATATCATCCAATTACATCATCCAAACACATCATCCGACGACGTCATCCGACCACGTCATCCGACCACATCATCCAACAATATCATCCAATTACATCATTCGACAATATCATCCAATTACATCATCCGACCACATCATCCAACCACATCATCCAACAATATCATCCAATTACATCATTCGACAATATCATCCAATTACATCATCCGACGACATCATCCGACCACATAATCCAACAATATCATTCAACCACATCATCCGACAACGTCATCCGACCACATCATCCAACCACATCATCCGACCACATCATCCAACCACATCATCCGACCACGTCATCCAACCACATCATCCGACCACATCATCCAACAATATCATCCAATTACATCATTCGACCACATCATCCAACCACATCATCCAACAATATCATCCAACTACATCATCCGACGACATCATCCGACCACATCATCCGACCACATCATCCGACCACGTCATCCGACCACATCATCCAACCACATCATCCGACGACATCATCCGACCACATCATCCGACCACGTCATCCAACAATATCATCCAACCACATCATCCAACTACATCATCCGACGACATCATCTGACCACATCATCCGACCACGTCATCCGACCACATCATCCGACCACA from Oryzias melastigma strain HK-1 linkage group LG16, ASM292280v2, whole genome shotgun sequence includes the following:
- the aars2 gene encoding alanine--tRNA ligase, mitochondrial — encoded protein: MFRLVRWRLRPVRGSSSSLSAASRRACSGFPPGFPAAHVRSAFLDFFRRRHGHLLVPSSPVRPRADPSLLFVNAGMNQFKPVFLGTVDPRSPMAAYRRVVNSQKCVRAGGKHNDLEDVGRDVYHHTFFEMLGNWSFGDYFKAEACQMAWSLLTEHYGIPADRLYVSYFGGDAASGLPADEETRSIWLDVGVSPGRIRPFGLTDNFWEMGDSGPCGPCTEIHFDHVGGRDAAVLVNAGSPDVVEIWNLVFIQYNREPDSSLRLLPRFSVDTGMGLERLVTVLQGKRSNYDTDLFTPLLHAIQQRAGVGPYSGRTGPDVGGQVDLAYRVVADHIRTLSVCIADGVHPGMSGAELVLRRILRRAVRFCTQVLQAPQGALASLVPTVTQTLGDAYPELKQEEDRIMDVINDNEVQFLASLQHGSRIIHSTLRKQDCRKTGFPASVVWTLHRDLGFPLDLVDMMLEEKGVQVDRQDLERLISENQKVASEKQAGVRSHVTLDVHVLAELQRLQVPHSDDSLKYQYRLEKDRYVFPACSATILALSDGRTLVQEVSEGRRCAVILDRTCFYAEQGGQSHDLGYLTCSRLQDMVFPVERVERVGGYVVHQVTATENLQTGDRVQLHLDGLSCMVKHTATHVLNFALRKVLGPAVHQRGSHVAADRLRFDFSVKGSLSGPQLQQVERCVRDIVAANQAVYSLELPVQKARSIRGLRMVDEVYPDPVRVVSLHVPVSELLDSPSDPDTSVELCCGTHLLRTGAIEDLVIVSEKQMVKGISRLVAVTGHDAAQAREAGRALSQEVDSLSARMSGSSTSSISSAQSFSKEASILSDAVDNTPIPQWQRQELQVRLKVLLRTGNTAVRKLELREAAQKAQAVLEKNGRKAVLVESVEAESLSVLMKTVNQLSSAAPLSHVMLLARHASSGKVLCACQVPKDTPILAASDWAVAVCGYLKGSAGGSALVAKGTGTGDDITEALRWAEDFVDQKRQR